The Nitrospira sp. genome contains a region encoding:
- a CDS encoding XRE family transcriptional regulator — MKVKIIPSKGNVFCDLGFCRGEAEHLLVRADLMIQVQKLIAARGLKQKAAAKTLGVTQPRVSDLLRGRIDLFSTDALIDMLARLGATVRLTIEVCPAV, encoded by the coding sequence ATGAAGGTAAAGATCATACCATCGAAGGGAAATGTCTTTTGTGATCTGGGATTTTGCCGAGGGGAGGCCGAACATTTGCTGGTCCGAGCGGACCTCATGATCCAAGTGCAGAAACTCATTGCAGCTCGCGGCCTCAAACAGAAGGCTGCCGCCAAGACACTCGGTGTGACTCAGCCGCGCGTCAGCGATCTCCTCCGGGGGCGTATCGATCTCTTCAGTACCGACGCGCTTATCGATATGCTTGCTCGACTTGGCGCGACGGTTCGCCTGACCATTGAGGTTTGTCCAGCTGTTTGA
- a CDS encoding tetratricopeptide repeat protein — translation MRGVGRIAGLIVALIGVSFIAACGESFSAPHCEANAAGNPQALQSLSALLSKNRDNTPALLGRARCQYFLGNYVQAVQDASDVLRREPKQAEAHLVRGKSLKMLGQIPQALQDYSVAIDLRPTADAYYGRGLTYLREFRGAKHREALNDFTEAIKLDADHVGAYLYRAQAYSHLEQYQQALQDSEIVLKLAPETPNAYCNVGFAHYALGHDQEGQQFLNTCYQKDPDPQTRGYYETEVNKVLHARQPRRGGGGGYDSGGGGKTTYDQEMERQQRVIDSLRNSGFDSRAEACRMDSSKC, via the coding sequence CTGATTGTCGCACTGATCGGCGTGAGTTTCATTGCGGCCTGTGGTGAGTCCTTCAGTGCGCCGCATTGCGAAGCCAATGCTGCCGGGAACCCGCAAGCGCTTCAATCCCTCAGTGCCCTGCTCAGCAAGAACCGGGACAACACCCCGGCGCTTCTCGGCCGCGCCCGCTGTCAGTACTTCCTTGGAAACTATGTTCAAGCCGTACAGGATGCGAGCGACGTTCTCCGGCGCGAACCGAAACAGGCCGAGGCGCACCTCGTCCGGGGCAAATCCCTGAAGATGCTCGGCCAAATTCCGCAGGCTCTTCAAGACTACAGCGTCGCGATTGACCTCCGTCCCACCGCCGACGCCTATTATGGACGAGGGCTGACCTACCTGCGGGAGTTTCGGGGAGCGAAGCACCGGGAGGCGCTGAACGATTTCACCGAGGCGATCAAGCTCGATGCCGACCACGTCGGCGCCTATCTCTACCGCGCCCAAGCCTATAGCCATCTCGAACAGTATCAACAGGCGCTCCAAGATTCAGAAATCGTCCTGAAGCTCGCCCCGGAGACCCCCAACGCCTACTGTAACGTCGGCTTCGCCCACTATGCCCTTGGCCACGATCAGGAGGGCCAGCAATTTCTGAATACCTGTTACCAGAAGGATCCCGATCCCCAAACGCGCGGATACTATGAAACGGAAGTGAACAAGGTGCTACATGCTAGGCAGCCGCGAAGGGGAGGGGGCGGCGGGTACGATTCAGGCGGCGGCGGGAAAACGACCTACGATCAAGAGATGGAACGGCAGCAACGGGTCATCGACAGTCTCCGGAATTCAGGATTCGACAGCCGCGCCGAAGCCTGCCGGATGGATAGTTCGAAGTGTTGA